In Chitinophaga sp. HK235, a single window of DNA contains:
- a CDS encoding VOC family protein translates to MATMIFVNLPVKDLDKSMAFFTMLGYTFNEQFTDEKAACMIISDTIYAMLILEKFFKTFTNNEICDTSRHTECINCLSVSSREEVDIIVAKAVAAGATAPKAPQDHGFMYGHGFQDIDGHHWEFMYMEQEAEN, encoded by the coding sequence ATGGCAACGATGATCTTCGTTAATTTACCCGTTAAAGACCTCGACAAAAGCATGGCCTTCTTTACAATGCTGGGATATACCTTCAATGAACAGTTTACAGATGAAAAGGCCGCCTGTATGATAATTTCCGATACTATCTATGCAATGCTGATATTAGAAAAGTTCTTTAAGACCTTTACCAATAATGAGATCTGTGATACCAGCCGGCATACAGAATGTATTAACTGCTTATCTGTATCCAGCAGGGAAGAGGTAGACATAATTGTGGCCAAAGCAGTAGCTGCCGGCGCTACCGCTCCCAAGGCGCCACAAGACCATGGATTTATGTATGGTCATGGTTTCCAGGATATCGACGGTCACCACTGGGAGTTTATGTATATGGAACAGGAAGCTGAAAATTAA
- a CDS encoding erythromycin esterase family protein: MLIRKLLGTTVLAMMTSCSFTYAQTSNLEHVSVLQSIDPANDNYADLEGLRQSIGKSRIVLLGEQTHGEASTFLAKTRMIKFLHEKMGFDVLAFESGFYDCARIWENTLHGSPFVKELPGSLFYMYATSKQMMPLFDYIQANIKSASPLTVTGFESQHTGQYAKQQLFPDFEQFLKQQHPALVDDNWALFRRVSLATFPSNTYRPTAEEQQTFFRELDKLKTVLSGSKNKSTHFTTSPGFWYQVTCSIESQAKRYWGLTTGNELSVRDKQMADNLIWLAEKAFPGKKIIVWAHNIHIAKNTSELEYHTGGPVPFLQTLVPMGATISRHFGKDAYAIGFSGAAGNYIDYTNDKLTAVPLPQPASVEAQFTGYQNAFLDYRTAKGWLQQPQQSTLFDFNPLKGIWPHVFDGLVFIRTSIPVDR, translated from the coding sequence ATGCTTATACGCAAATTACTGGGGACTACGGTCCTTGCCATGATGACGTCCTGTAGTTTTACCTATGCTCAGACATCGAATCTTGAACATGTTTCCGTCCTGCAATCTATTGATCCTGCCAATGACAACTATGCAGACCTGGAAGGGTTAAGGCAGTCCATTGGTAAATCCAGGATAGTGCTGCTGGGCGAACAGACTCACGGAGAAGCCTCTACTTTTCTGGCCAAAACCAGGATGATTAAATTCCTTCACGAGAAAATGGGATTTGATGTACTGGCTTTTGAAAGTGGTTTTTATGATTGTGCCCGTATCTGGGAGAATACCCTCCATGGTAGCCCGTTTGTAAAAGAGCTACCAGGCAGTCTGTTTTACATGTATGCCACCAGTAAACAGATGATGCCGTTGTTTGACTACATTCAGGCCAACATCAAATCAGCATCTCCGCTGACAGTGACAGGTTTTGAAAGCCAGCACACCGGCCAGTATGCCAAACAGCAGCTGTTCCCTGATTTCGAGCAGTTCCTGAAACAACAGCATCCTGCCCTGGTGGATGACAACTGGGCACTTTTCCGCCGGGTATCACTGGCTACCTTCCCTTCTAATACTTACCGCCCTACTGCTGAAGAGCAACAGACTTTTTTCAGGGAGTTAGACAAACTTAAAACGGTTTTATCCGGCAGTAAAAACAAAAGCACTCATTTCACCACATCTCCGGGGTTCTGGTATCAGGTAACCTGCAGCATTGAATCACAGGCAAAACGTTACTGGGGGCTGACTACCGGCAATGAGCTCAGTGTACGTGACAAGCAGATGGCCGATAACCTGATATGGCTGGCAGAAAAAGCATTTCCCGGCAAAAAGATTATTGTGTGGGCGCATAACATCCACATCGCTAAAAATACCAGCGAACTGGAATACCATACCGGTGGCCCTGTTCCTTTCCTTCAAACATTGGTACCTATGGGCGCCACTATAAGCCGGCATTTCGGTAAAGATGCTTATGCCATTGGTTTCTCCGGTGCAGCAGGTAACTATATTGATTATACGAATGATAAGCTAACCGCTGTGCCTCTTCCTCAGCCAGCCAGTGTGGAAGCACAGTTTACCGGCTACCAGAACGCCTTTTTAGATTACCGTACCGCCAAAGGCTGGCTCCAACAGCCGCAGCAATCCACCCTGTTTGATTTTAATCCGTTGAAGGGTATCTGGCCTCATGTGTTCGACGGACTTGTTTTTATTCGTACGTCCATACCGGTGGACCGCTGA
- a CDS encoding DoxX family protein — protein MTTTITPSKSARLTGRIISILVILFALVDAIMKVFKAGPSMEGSTALGWPADQVQFIGILLLIGTILYAIPRTAILGAIIITAYLGGAVAIMVRVAQPYWFPVLFGILTWAALYLQDTGLRNMIPMRKD, from the coding sequence ATGACAACGACCATAACACCTTCGAAATCTGCACGCTTAACCGGTAGAATCATCAGCATCCTTGTAATTTTATTTGCGCTGGTAGACGCTATCATGAAAGTATTCAAAGCAGGGCCTTCGATGGAAGGCTCCACCGCATTGGGTTGGCCAGCCGACCAGGTGCAGTTTATAGGTATCCTTTTACTCATCGGAACCATTCTGTACGCTATCCCGCGTACTGCCATACTGGGCGCCATTATCATTACCGCTTACCTGGGCGGAGCGGTAGCCATTATGGTAAGGGTAGCACAACCTTACTGGTTCCCTGTTCTTTTCGGAATATTAACCTGGGCAGCCCTCTATCTTCAGGACACCGGCTTAAGGAACATGATCCCCATGCGCAAAGATTAA